The sequence aaagcttcATTTACACATTCAACCTTTATTGTCAACACCAAGAGAGTGACTCtgtatttatatacagaatGAAAGTAGTTAAAAGTAGTGGTAAGCCAAATGTCACACACTATAGGTTTAAAGACCAAACTGTCGTCATGGCAACAAACCGGTTTTATGAAGAAGTAACATTGACTGCACAAAAACTCAACAAATTCCATCAGACTCTGAATCAAGTGTTTCtgctgtgtgtatgtgaaaTTGTGATGTTTGCTGTGAAAAGCCAATAACATAACTGATCTTTCTGAAGAAGGTATGTAATCACCATCAGTCATCTCCAGATGCACTTGTGTCTTTATGAGGTATAAGCCTGCTTATTCAAGACCTTCAGTGAGAGCTTAAAAGCTGTTGATATATTGCTGAAGCCTTAAAGgtccatctagtggtgaagttgtgaattgcaaccaatggcccactccacccctccctttcaaagcactacggggGCTGAAAGAGGATGATGGcatcatgttttcgcttctttgcttaAGAAGATTAGATATTTACGAAAcatgttctgtagagcagtttgtccgtttagggctcctgtagaaacaacatcATGAATTCATGTAAGAGGACCcgcggtgtgtgtagatagaaatagcttataaGACCATATAAACAGAACGCTTCATTTAGttaagtctttatacacctctcaAGATGTATATTATGTTGCGTTTCTGTCAATAGACTCTCAGAAAAACTACAGACGGGTTCTTTGAacacatatataaaacatatcatCGAAATCTGTACGGCGGCACCACCAGAAACACGACAGgagagcaaataaaaacaacccCACTGTCTTTATTTAGTTAGACATTTTACAGTAGTCACTCTTATAGTAGCTGCCTTgagtttctctttttctcattgTTTTATCTATCTTTAATCACTTAGATCAATGCAATGGAAGAAATATGAAAAaccaaaaaatagaaaaaaagaaaaaaggacatTTTGGCAAGATATAGTACTATGGATCCAAACCCAATACTCAGTTCAGTTCAGACATGGCATTTCTGTAACGTGGCCTTTGAACCCATACGAAACACATCAAGATGACATAGGAATCTGTCATCTGTCGGCTTTGTTTCGATTCGATTcctttcaaaacaaacatatgcTGAAGTCAGTGTTTGATATGTAACCGTTATCTACGCACAGGTCATTTCAGATGGAGGTAACTCAAGTTAAACGGCACAGAACATGATCCCTAAAAtgtacatgaaataaaacatcacgATAAGGATCATTTGTATCAATATGGTGTCAAAAACATTTCAGGTTCCGCAGTTGCAACTACATCATGGTGGTGGTCTTTTGAGTTCACTTTTAAGGGAGGATGCCGTCTGTGGAGTTACAACAGCGCAATGGAATTCTGTCATTTCTTCCCGTACTGCCGTCAAACACATTCAGCTGTGATGTACTGGACCCAATACTGAAGTAAAGTGTGCAAGGAATACAGTCAGTGCAAGATGTCGACATGCATCGCATTCTGGAAGCTGCGGGAGATTAAACACAAGCTGCTTTAGGAAGAAACAGACGGCGATGTCAGCGTGCACATGATGGCACGGAAGAGGATGACATAGTCCGGTTCAATCCGTGCTTGCTTTGGGTTTCATGATAATACTGAACCATGCTTCGAAAACACCGGTGGGTCAGCACGAGTGACGCCGGCGGGTCAGCAGCAGCTTTAATGGAGACAGTAAATCAAAGACAAGCCCTCAGACTTTCAGCTTATAGAAACACAAGAGGAATAGAAAGCAGAGAGTAGACGGTGAATGGACACAGCAAGCATCCTGACCCGAAGAGAGAAATGACCCACGGACAGAAGACATCCGTCACCTTACATGTTAACAGCAGAGCTGAAGAGAGTGACAGCTGTCCCACGGGAACCACACCGCGGCGTCACCTCCGTCACATTCACACACGCTCGGATAAATTCAACATTCGGCATAGGAGAGGGGGCGGGACTTCAGGATGAGGGGGCGGGATCTGTGTACACGGGTAAATAATTTACAGCAAACtacaaatgtacacacacacacacacacacacacagttatatATGTACATGGATTTGATTTGTCCGATCCAGGGAGTAAGAgcgtcagtgtgtgtgtgtgtgttgtgttgtgtgtttttagctGTTCTTCAGCAGCAGTCTGTCTTCAGGAGAGGGGAAGCAGTGCAGTTGGCAGATGTCCGGGGCGAGCGTGCCGCATGAACGCAAGTCAACGCTCTGCAGCGACACGCAGCGACGCAACAGAGACAAACACTGATCCGTCACCTTTACAcaccctgaaacacacaaacacgcacaatgAACATCAGTCTCAGACGCTGCCTGTATAGACATCTACATCTAGTTGTTTTGATGATGTTTATTTGGATATAATCTGGTTCTCTTCCATCAAAAATAGTGGAATAGTTTACACAACACCGACTTCAACTAAAAACACAACACCTTGGTTTGGCTGTTCTTTacaaaacaactggattttGGGGGCCTGATATTGTGAAACTTTTTTGCGCTTAAGCCCCGGTTATCGGCATTGTAAACCCTGCTTTTATCCCTCCACTTCACACGGGGTTATAAAGCGCTGCTCCAAAGCATGGTAAGAACTGCATTTTGAGATATCACAAGCTGTGTACGCTCAAAGAACAattgtttcaattttttatttgaggAACAAACGTCCCAAGAGGCTTAAAGGACTAGTtcaatttcaaatgaaaatgtcatgcttattcactcacccacatgtcacactgtgtgtttatttcttcaacATAAGGGTTatgaggaaagctttccagggCTCTTGACTATATAATGCACTTCAATGGGAGGCCGTTGGTTAAGGTCCAgatttcagtttcatctcataTTCAAACAACTCTACAGCACACCAGCGATGAATAAGAGAGTTCTTTAGCCAAACCAGTGctcattttccaagaaaaatgaaacactttttaaacataaatttatGGCTTGTGGCGCGATGCAGTCCACAACTTTCACATCACGCAATCACATTGTAAAGCTCACGCTCAAAATTACCAATAACAACAGCTCTGACAAAACTTTgctcaaaaaacatggttactacacgtTAACTATAGTAACATCATGGTAAACAGtaaggaaataaacaaacaaaagttcAATCAACATATTTAACGAAGATTATTGCTGTTTTGTTGTGCCATTGTTTGGGGTTTGTGTGGATCATGTGACATAGAGCGCTCTGCATGAGGATGTGACCCCATAACAACATGATGCGGGAGAAACTGCACCTGTCTTTACTGTAATACATACTGAAGTATATCATCCAAAAATATCAATTGGATCATTTAAATGTTACCACTTCAAGCTTTCTTTAGACATTTAGACGTTCTATGATGAGTATTCGcagttttaaatctgttttaatgacACATTTCAGAAAGATGCACGCGAGAGAGACGGCTGAAAGCACAGCCTGTATAGTGTCATAGTGTCAAGTACGGGCTGTGTCCcgtgtgcatgcacggactgaAGATTGTCTTTTGAGACCACGCGAGtacatgatgtttttttattgtgatttgtGATTGGCATGACTTAAAATGATGTGCTTCAGAGCCaaatagcgcatttcaaaattattattttttatcagcaAATCAGCTTTTTAAATGACCAATGTGGATAATcgaaaaaatgcttaaaatcgACGTAGATAATCAGCCACTTCCACAATCAGTCAAGTTCTACCTGATACGCACATGAACTAACcaatttaaacaataatcttGCAGAAAGACATTTAACATGTCATTCAACATCAAGAGCTTTTGAACGCTCTTCATTCTCTTCACTCGTGAACACTGGGATGGAACTTCACCTTTCCAAGGTGATATCAGAGTACGTGAGGTTGTGGACAGGCTACATGGACGACCTCCGAGTAAGAGCAAGCCGtatatattcatgtttaaaacgATTTTTCTTGGAGAATTATCAATCGTTTAACTAGACAACACTCTTGTTCATCGACTGTTTTAGAGCCTTTGAAGCTGCGGTGAAACTGAAATTTGGGGCATTTTCCAAACGGCATTAATGTGCCCTTGAAGGGCCCTTAGTGAAGGGGACACCATTTGTAGGGGCGTTCCAATCTAAAGTGAACACCTGAATCCCTTCGCggtgtgcactttcagaagtcTGTTAGTGAAGGGCACATGCCATTGGTCACTTCAAGTGAGTGAGTTCTGTTTGTGATCATGTGATCTTGGATTACAGGTGCTCGTGACTCATTTTGAAGCAAATATGGAGCTGTATTTAGATTGTTTTGTTACCCACAAATGTAAGTTCAttcatttagtttgttttaacCAATTTTTGTCTGTGATGCATATGATTGGAGATTGTTATAATATAGTATAAAGTTAATAGGAAAGTTTAATACGTTTAAAAATAGTTACTTGTTTATAATAGGTTTCCTTTATCACATAttccatttattaataataaaaaaccaATGAAATAAGACataattacacaatatttaaaaagaagtattaaaagtgttgtttatttttaacaaacgaGCGCTGGATTCAGAGTGCATGTGGGGTGTTGACAAGGTAACATTTGGCCTGTCGTTCCCTTTGGGCTTCACAAGAATTTATTGCGATACCACAAAATTCAATTGAAATCAAGCTGGCTGCGATATGCAATGTGCCGATATTTTTTGAATGCGTAGCTTGTCTGAAGCACAgctctgggatcagtaggaaatgctgctcgatctaaagAAAGTGCAGTCACTTATAATGTggatttgaaaaagcaacaccctTCAAACATgagcattataaatatactttattatcttaaaaataCCTGATGAGGCTTGAGTAACAGTGTTTTAAGATATCCATAGGCATTTCTTAGattgtgttatggtcttcttctgcagtgtgTTTTTGAGGTTTCCGctcgagagcgccctctggctttcggacgCAGCAGCACTTTCCTGTACATCACTCACAAGCTGTGCATAAATCATCTGATATTTATCGTCGGTTTATCGTGACACATGCCCTACACCCTTCAAAGAGTTGACTTCTACTGCTCAGGGTGCAGGACATATGAATGCTCACTTCCGTTGGGAAAATCCCCTTGGACCTTAATCAACAGCCCCCCCCCCCATCACATGGAGAAGATCCCTGGAAAGGTTTCCTCGAAAGCCTCAATTGTTTTCCACATGAGAATTAAACACATGGACGTCTTGTGTGTCATGTGGTTGAGTGAATTATGATGAAATCTCAATGTTATAAtcaactactcctttaaaacaGCCTACTCCTTTTCTCAGTTGTGGAACAATTGACTTATTTAAAGGGACCACGCACAATTTGTATTCAGTCAGTTTGACGCTGCAGTATTTATCCAATCATGACGGTTGACACCACTGATATGCGAATAAGACTAATGTAACCCAGGGTTCAGTGATCATTTATAATTAGTGTGAAATGTGAACCAGATAACCCAGGAATCTGTGTCTACCCAGGGTTTAGAATAACCCGAGGTTAACCATTTCAATTGTGAAGAGCCCTACTGACGAAGTGCAGTGGTTTGTTGTGTACCTGACAGGTTGACGTGTGTTAGACTCTCTCGGAGCGGAGACATTGGTGATGTCAGTGTGTAGATGGTCTGATCTGTGATGTGGCAGCAATGACTCAGGTCCAGTTTGGTCAGATGAGGCAGATATCTCACTAAGAGGCGGGACACAGCGTCCGTCACCTCCAAACCAGCCAGCCTCAGCTCCGTCACATTCTGGAAACGTCCACCTCGGTTTTCTCCATGAGCTGTGAACAACACTTGCAGTCAGTTCATGTCAAACATGTCCCACCACACAGATCCATCCTTCTTAATGAAACTTTAAACCCCTTTTCATTCCTGAGGTCTCATTTTGgggttaaaaaacaaaagctttgaCACAGAGAGTGATAGAGAATGACCTGATCAACATCAATCTCTCactacagacacacaaaactCTGGCTCTATACAGCGTTTACATTCCCACAGAAGAACACAAACACCTGCTACaggacaacacaacacacaacaatatACAACTGAACCTCAAGCACTTTACTGCATACTGAACTCTACGTCATGTACACAAGCTCACCTGTATCTCCTTTCATCATGAGACATAGAGAAGCACTGAAAGACAAGAGTACTGAACGCTTTGCTGTCTGAGTCGAGACAACAAGAGAGAATTCACCTCTAAACTCTCTAGAACTCTACAGGATTACACACACCTGCACCTGATGATTGTGTACACTCACACCGTATGAGATCCCTATTTACAACTTACTGAATCATACAAGTgtaataaaaatcctttaagACACCGAACAGATGCTGCACACATCAAAGATGACAAAACACAGCTCATGAtaacaaaatacacaacaaatgcTAAAACATATCAGCCAATCACACGAGAAGACACAGTAAAGCCCATAACTGATGTTTAAAAACtgcacaaaaacacatgatCTTGAACCAAAGAGCGAAGGAttatcacacgcacacatataaGCACACACATGGATCCACACACTCATATAACCCCTCCACATACACACGCATAATTCCACACCGTACACACATGTATGAATCCACAGTGCACACATACATGTCACACCgtttacacacacacccatGAATCCACACCGTTCACACAAACGCATTAAATCAAACACGCACAAATCCACACACGCGTGAATTCGCACCGCAGACACGCATGAATCATCAGACACGCATGAATCcgtttcatacacacacatgaatcaTCAGACACGCATGAATCcgtttcatacacacacatgaatcaTCAGACACGCATGAATCcgtttcatacacacacatgaatcaTCAGACACGCATGAATCCGCATCATAGACACACATGAATCATCAGACACGCATGAATCCGCAGAGGtacgcatgcatgcacacacacagcgcaCACACGCATGAAtccacaccacacacacacaagcagggATAGTCTTTGTGTGAAAGTGAAAGCAAAGACCTGAGCGTGTGTCATTAGAGGGCGGAGCCAGCAGTTCTTTAAGGTGCGAGTCTTTGAGATCCTCCACCCGACTGAGATCCAGGAGCCAGAGGCACGGACACACAGATTGACAGAGCGCTGAAACTGATGACCACGGACAGCCCGACACGTTCAACTCCAGCAGACCTGAGGATAGAAAACACCACTCTCTTCATCAACAAATACAGAAGTGTGTCACTTTGAGCTGTCATGACATCCGCAGGTGTGATTTACCTTGTAAACGGTTTATCAGCCACATCAGCTGCTTTTTAGAGATATTAGTGTAACCGAGGTTCAGAGATACCGGCTGTCGACGGATAATACCACTGAGCATTATGGGCGTTATGGAGCGCTGTCGACTCAAATCAATCTGTGTCCATAACTTCTTATCACAGCACCTGTaaaacaaacgcacacacacacacacacacacacacatacagagtcAGAGATTTCTCaaagacacaaagaaaaaaatctgctgtTTATCACACAATTCAATCGTCTGTTACACTtcactttacatttaaaaacatttgatgtaatattacaattaaaaacatttcctcTTTTATGTTACATACAATGTATATCACACACTATACCATGACAGCATGTAAACGTGGAGAAAAGAACACAATATTCAATGCATCTAAAACACTTggctttgatatttttttaagttcactTGAATACATCTACCACAGGACCACACTACTCTTGGCCGCTTCAAGAGTATGGATGCTTGGACTCTTGGATGCttcaactatttaaaataatgttttgttgtaaaACACATCTGTATAAAAAAAAGGGAATCTAAGCGATACATGTCAGTGCAGATCAATGCAGCGTTTATCAAAGTTTATTGACATACAAGTGAATCATGGTGTGCAGAGATGATGATTCTGGATCATTTACCAAACACATCCTACACCATAAGATGCTGATTTAGTGTCCTACGGTGTGTAAGAGATAACACTTGGATCATTGATGTGTAACAATCATTTGTCAAATGATGTTTATCTGTCTTTTCCAGTGAATAAGATTTAATGATGATAAAATACTTCTGAGATCAACATAAAACAGTATTACATGAATTACATAATGGTTcaatagaaagaaaaaagtttCAAACAAAGTACGCTGTTATTTTACGCGTTCTATATTCCCATAAAAAGAAGATCGCTCTAGGAATATAGGAGTGCAATATGTCTCTATATCAGAAACTCTAAGTTTTTTTAAGGAACAGGGAAAATACTTTCTTTTGACACAATTTCCAGCCCAGAATAATAGTTAAACAAACCTCCGTTACTAACTCCAAACCATCACGCCTTTTAAAGGTGGGGTAACATGCTATATCATGCATTCTTTATACTGTTAAACGTGCTAGCTTCTCATGCTTAATCTGGTCAACTTGAACCAGTTGAACGTATCACATAGTATGTCTGTGCTGGATTCACTCCACCAGGGTTCGTACAGGTTTATGAAAGGTTTTTCCAGCATGGATTCCCATTCGTAACAAgggttcttagtcccttattggacaattctcccggaaaaacATGCCCACACCTCATCCACCCAGCATTAGAACACAACCACACGTCATCCAGAGAATGAAACGCTAGcgtgagagaaagagcacgcccattCCTCAACCAGCCAGTGTGAGAAAGATCTGCACACCCATCAATGCCGCTTCACTCGGCTGACACaacttcagctgtgtttgtttgctcactgcatttgggAGAAGGACGTTATATAAACGCTGGACCAGGGCTGTACAGTGCAACACACATGTGCTAAGATTAAATAACTAATGTAGCACACGTGTGATACAGTTTGGCAAGTGTGTACTGATATTTTACTAAGCTTTAGTCTGTTTTATAGTTTCCCATCTGTATTGAGTCCATATAGCCAGATGCGGGCTCACGGACGGCtctggctgttctgcgtgtctgagtGAATGAGCTGCACACTTGAACGTGCTACACGCGTGACAGTCGTGGATTTGTCTGTGTCTGGAGTGTATGAGTTCaagaacacatgaacttcatcttcAAAGATGCTGTGAGAGTGTGTTTCATGAGCAttttactgtttgagtgaagctgTTGCCAAACACACTATGAAACTCCAACGTCCTCGCTTTTAACCTCTGTAGCCCCAGAGCaatttgcaaaaaaagttaaGGCACAGCCCTTGACACAAATCTCAGAAGGGACATGAAGTTACCCAACAGTACTGAGAAACACTGAGTGAATGCAAACACGCGTGAAAGCTGCAAAAAGATATTTCATCACATATTTGAACAGATTGTAAAATACATGTAACACATTAGTAtggtgttgtttaaacatgtatAGGCACTCgttttctttgcaatattaAAGATCTGTAAACACTGCATTTTTTATGGTTTTGACCAGCTTGTCCTTTTGCAAATAAACGCAAATAAAAAGCAacactttcatttgaaatttgggataAATGTTGCCAGTAGTTCCCAAAATGAAACCGATGATTTTAAACCTATAAATGGTAAATTCAGAAAtcctgaaaataattttggagtGATCTCTTAATTGAAGGAGGGCAATGTTCCCTCAGAAGCTGCGTGTGCGAGCGGCGCCTCAGACTCATTGAAGGTCCTGCGCAGTGTAATTTCAGGCTGCACACAAACGCTTCATATCTACAAAGTAGGCAAACGTGAACCAAGAGCACAGCAGCGATCACCTCTACATCATCTTAACAAACACTTCgattattattaaaagtatgtttgtctttcagacAGTATCTTTAAATTAAGcgtgagtctctctctctctctcccgaaCAGTTCTGAGTGCACGTGAAGGGAGAGGCGTTCCTATATTTATGAAGTTGACCGACTGTTTGAACCTGTTGACAGTTTTTAAAGATGTAATGCTCTACTTTCGACTGGCAAATGACCCCACACCCACCGCGTCTGCACTATTAACGTATAAATTATGtttcataatattatttaactCGAATTTATGTGATGGTTTCTTTTTAACAGCAgggttttttacatttataatctgatctcatttcattttcatattttgctaAACTTctttataataactgtatttGACACACTTTCTTGAATGTACAGTGGGGGGGGGCAGCGCCAgatctttaaatgggtttactGGGGGCCGCAAACACAAAGAGGTTTAGAACTATTGTTCTATAGTTGTGATATTATAGTAAGGCCGCCCAGCCATCATTGTGTGCATCATCATGTTTTAGATGGCATGCTATCTCACCAGCGGCTCCAGGTGCGGCAGACCCGCATGCAGACACACAGCTGCCGTTGACTGAGGTGTTGGAAGACACGAAGCCACACCTCCCTCGGCAGCACGTGCGAAGCGCCGCCGTCCAACAGCAAACAGTGCGGCTCAGGGCAGGCAGGTGGCGGACGGACCAAGTGCCGCTCCATCTGTACAGGCCTCGGAGGGGAGGGCACAGCGGCAGGACTACGCTTCACCAGCTGAGAGCGCGTGGGCCCCAAGCGGGACTGCTGAGAGCGATGCAACGGCAGCGAGCCACTGACGGGGTTCGACAGGTTCGATGTGGCACTACTGCCATTAGCAGTCCCAGAACCCACCGCTGTCGTATCCCCGCTCTTATTTGAGGGAATGTTCTGGCCTTGCCGGCTTCCGCTGCGAATCTTGCTGCCACGTACGGACTTAGCGGCTCCATGCCGGTGATTAGCCACGCTACCGCTGTTGGAATTCTCCTTCTCTTGAGTTTCTCGACCGCCCGCCCGCGTGCGGCCGTTGCGTGCCTCCTGTCCATTAGTGCGTCTGGATGAGGACACACCCTCCGACGTAAGCCCGTGTCCGCTGGGCGGTGCTTGGGTCGTTGACAGTGGCGATGATGGGGCCAGCGTGGCGGTCTTGCGAGTGCGGTCCCCTGAGCCTTCCTCATCGTCAGCTTCCGTGTCCATAACCACTTTACGCACCCTGTGGGTCGCCTCTCCCCGACGCCGCTGTGGCTGTGGCTCGTCCGTGTTGTCTTGCTCCTTTTCTGCTACGAAACTCTCACCTTCAGAGTCCTCGCTGGCACTGAAGCCCAGTTCTGCCAGACGCCGACTGCGTTCGCGGGCGCTGCTGTTGCCGTACGTGGGGGTCGGAGAGGACGGTTCGGAGGCGGCGGCAGGAGATGGTGATTCAGAGACCGATTCGGAGTCACTTTCAGAACTGGACGATGAGGAAGAGCTAGAGTCCGGCACTCGCTCAAAAAGCTGACACATGCGTTTGAAGCGTTCCA comes from Triplophysa dalaica isolate WHDGS20190420 chromosome 25, ASM1584641v1, whole genome shotgun sequence and encodes:
- the zgc:158376 gene encoding F-box/LRR-repeat protein 19, giving the protein MSGSKALGGARRRRTRCRRCQACMRTECGECHFCKDMKKFGGPGRMKQSCLLRQCTAPVLPHTAVCFACGEAGKEDTVESEEEKFSLSLMECTICNEIIHPSCLKMGKSEGIINDEIPNCWECPKCHKEGKTSKDQGDGLGKRRMDNGEVSRWKLTDDPPPSKKKPASLEDTARQDGHKRKKEKDLPQESASKKKVKGARDKHLKKKMKPNSSDSSEANGPNSSSAGGHGSSGGSAAAQASSLTPSLDQRSHHREKLERFKRMCQLFERVPDSSSSSSSSSESDSESVSESPSPAAASEPSSPTPTYGNSSARERSRRLAELGFSASEDSEGESFVAEKEQDNTDEPQPQRRRGEATHRVRKVVMDTEADDEEGSGDRTRKTATLAPSSPLSTTQAPPSGHGLTSEGVSSSRRTNGQEARNGRTRAGGRETQEKENSNSGSVANHRHGAAKSVRGSKIRSGSRQGQNIPSNKSGDTTAVGSGTANGSSATSNLSNPVSGSLPLHRSQQSRLGPTRSQLVKRSPAAVPSPPRPVQMERHLVRPPPACPEPHCLLLDGGASHVLPREVWLRVFQHLSQRQLCVCMRVCRTWSRWCCDKKLWTQIDLSRQRSITPIMLSGIIRRQPVSLNLGYTNISKKQLMWLINRLQGLLELNVSGCPWSSVSALCQSVCPCLWLLDLSRVEDLKDSHLKELLAPPSNDTRSAHGENRGGRFQNVTELRLAGLEVTDAVSRLLVRYLPHLTKLDLSHCCHITDQTIYTLTSPMSPLRESLTHVNLSGCVKVTDQCLSLLRRCVSLQSVDLRSCGTLAPDICQLHCFPSPEDRLLLKNS